The window cgtgcatgcacaaacactaaccaaacgtgtaaaatcctgattggaggatggagaggcagaggtttcctttgagtggcgaatgtctccagccggtctttctccacCGCGGGGGagtgaccggctggacactcgagcctacaTACAATCATGCTATTGTGGCTGATCTAACTGAAAGACAGCGGTTCTTCTTCTAGATCCGGTTGCTGCTCTGGAACTACTTCAGGAATCCCTTCTTCCTCAGCTCTGCTACAAGGTCTTTGAGCACGTGTTCTCTTGCTCCTCCCGAACTTTTCCAGCCTTTGCTATTTACAGTTATCTCGGTAACAGAGTCCCACGCCTTTCCTGTGAATTGGTATTTCCATTTGTAGAAACCACCTTTCACTTCGTACTGCAGAGTTCTGCCCTGGATTTCTACACTTCCACTGTCACCTGTAGCCTTGTAGATAACTTTCTTAGCTTCCTCCAGTACGTGCATAGTCTTGACGATCTTGTCTCCTACAGCCTGCGTAGAAGAAACGATGACGTGGTGCaaagtgtggtgtgtgtgtgtgtgtgtgtgtgtgtgtgtgtgtgtgtgtgtgtgtgtgtgtgtgtgtgtgtgtgtgtgtgtgtgtgtgtgtgtgtgtgtgtgtgtgtgtgtgtgtgtgtgtgtgtgtgtgtgtgtgtgtgtgtgtgtgtgtgtgtgtgtgtgtgtgtgtgtgtgtgtgtgtgtgtgtgtgtgtgtgtgtgtgtgtgtgtgtgtgtgtaaactgTACCACCTGATCTTTCAGCATTTCCATCTCTCCAACACCGGTAGCAGCAACTAGCCAATCATATCAATCAGTCTAATTAGTCAAACACGCCCAATACCCCACAGGGACTGGTTATTTACCTTGGAGATCGCTTGG of the Corticium candelabrum chromosome 2, ooCorCand1.1, whole genome shotgun sequence genome contains:
- the LOC134176185 gene encoding uncharacterized protein LOC134176185 isoform X1: MSTSQQDDYQRYITDNMVELVQKLCVSAIIDHLLSHRLVTMEEGHQLSRCSTEQDRARMLFYHILPYKGNDVVGRLCNVLVDAGQHHIISEVMRKEVRQPHVVQRLTTTENTHGTPSDLQVAATGVGEMEMLKDQVAVGDKIVKTMHVLEEAKKVIYKATGDSGSVEIQGRTLQYEVKGGFYKWKYQFTGKAWDSVTEITVNSKGWKSSGGAREHVLKDLVAELRKKGFLK
- the LOC134176185 gene encoding uncharacterized protein LOC134176185 isoform X2, with translation MSTSQQDDYQRYITDNMVELVQKLCVSAIIDHLLSHRLVTMEEGHQLSRCSTEQDRARMLFYHILPYKGNDVVGRLCNVLVDAGQHHIISEVMRKEVRQPHVVQRLTTTENTHGTPSDLQVAATGVGEMEMLKDQAVGDKIVKTMHVLEEAKKVIYKATGDSGSVEIQGRTLQYEVKGGFYKWKYQFTGKAWDSVTEITVNSKGWKSSGGAREHVLKDLVAELRKKGFLK